The Glycine max cultivar Williams 82 chromosome 12, Glycine_max_v4.0, whole genome shotgun sequence genome window below encodes:
- the TPS15 gene encoding probable terpene synthase 11: MSSNVMAITELRVSSFTISLASHNSRPSMYQPWNLSLQTSKPGMVPNKLSIKSVAFSEKVPSQTYYPGMKDFDQVKRKSQEALLNSSDSLRTLEIIDTIQRLGIEHHFEKEINLQLGRIGDWNAAEDLFATSLQFRLLRHYGWPTCSDVFNKFLDQSGNFKESVTRDIWGMLSLYEASYLGAKGEEVLQQAMDYSRAHLCQSLSDLSPKVGSIVVEALKLPRHLRMGRLEAKNFMVEYSQASNQIPALLELARLDYDMIQSMHQKELAEISRWWKELGLIERLGFGRDGPRECFLWVLGIFPEPRYSNCRIELAKAICILQVLDDMFDTYGTLDELILFTKAIKRWDLDVMEQLPEYMKICYMALYNTTHEIAYKIQKDHGQTVVACLKRTWIDLIEAYLKEAKWFNNKYVPTFQQYLDNGVISSGSYLALVHASFLIGDDFSKETISMMNPPYPRLFSCSGEILRLWDDLGTSRDEQERGDNACSIQCLMTENNISDENVARRHIRKLIKNLWPELNGLSMTTTTTTLPLSVMRASLNMARTSQVIYQHGDYQSMLTVDDHVQALLFTPSINYQDESDINHVI; encoded by the exons ATGTCTTCAAATGTAATGGCAATTACAGAACTTAGAGTTTCATCGTTTACAATCTCACTTGCTAGTCACAATTCAAGGCCATCTATGTATCAACCATGGAACTTGTCGTTGCAAACATCAAAACCAGGGATGGTGCCAAATAAATTATCCATCAAGTCCGTTGCTTTCAGTGAGAAG GTGCCTAGTCAAACTTATTATCCTGGGATGAAAGATTTCGAtcaagttaaaagaaaaagccaaGAGGCATTGTTAAACTCAAGTGATTCATTGAGAACATTGGAGATAATTGACACCATCCAAAGGTTAGGAATTGAGCaccattttgaaaaagaaatcaacTTACAACTTGGAAGGATAGGGGATTGGAACGCTGCGGAAGACCTTTTTGCCACATCTCTTCAATTTCGCTTGCTGAGGCATTATGGCTGGCCTACATGTTCCG atgttttcaacaaatttttggATCAAAGTGGAAACTTCAAGGAATCTGTCACTAGAGACATTTGGGGCATGTTAAGTTTGTACGAGGCATCATATTTAGGTGCAAAAGGCGAAGAAGTACTACAACAAGCAATGGATTACTCAAGGGCTCATTTGTGTCAGTCACTCTCAGACCTAAGCCCTAAAGTAGGAAGTATAGTCGTCGAAGCCTTGAAGCTTCCAAGGCACCTAAGAATGGGTCGGTTGGAAGCCAAAAACTTCATGGTAGAATATAGCCAAGCAAGCAACCAAATACCCGCTCTTCTAGAATTGGCAAGGCTAGACTATGACATGATTCAATCGATGCACCAAAAAGAATTAGCAGAGATCTCGAG GTGGTGGAAAGAGTTGGGACTTATTGAAAGACTTGGTTTTGGAAGAGATGGACCAAGAGAATGCTTCCTATGGGTGTTGGGGATTTTTCCAGAACCACGTTATTCAAATTGCCGCATTGAACTTGCAAAAGCCATATGCATTTTACAAGTTTTGGATGATATGTTTGACACTTATGGAACATTAGATGAACTTATTCTTTTTACTAAGGCAATCAAAAG GTGGGATCTTGATGTGATGGAGCAACTACctgaatatatgaaaatatgttaTATGGCATTGTACAACACCACCCATGAAATTGCATACAAAATTCAGAAAGACCACGGCCAAACTGTAGTTGCTTGTTTGAAAAGAACA TGGATAGACTTAATTGAAGCTTATCTTAAAGAAGCCAAATGGTTCAACAACAAATATGTGCCAACTTTTCAACAATATTTGGATAATGGGGTGATTTCTTCAGGATCATACCTGGCCTTGGTGCATGCATCTTTTCTCATTGGGGATGACTTCTCAAAAGAAACCATTTCCATGATGAATCCACCATATCCAAGGCTTTTTTCTTGCTCTGGGGAAATTCTTAGGCTTTGGGACGACTTAGGAACCTCAAGG GATGAGCAAGAGAGAGGTGATAATGCTTGTAGCATACAATGTCTCATgacagaaaataatatttcagaTGAAAATGTTGCCAGGAGGCATATAAGGAAACTCATAAAGAATTTATGGCCTGAGCTAAATGGTCTTTCCAtgaccacaaccacaaccactcTTCCTTTGTCCGTTATGAGGGCTTCTCTCAACATGGCTAGAACTTCTCAAGTTATTTATCAACATGGAGATTATCAAAGCATGCTTACGGTTGATGATCATGTGCAAgcattgctatttacaccctctATCAACTATCAAGATGAAAGTGATATCAATCATgttatttga